A single genomic interval of Lathyrus oleraceus cultivar Zhongwan6 chromosome 7, CAAS_Psat_ZW6_1.0, whole genome shotgun sequence harbors:
- the LOC127101279 gene encoding exocyst complex component EXO70H1, with product MPRKGMRSIFFQPSASSMFPPPSPLRTFSESLMDENIETAESLITKWDYSNANQSKQIITPLFSPGTRHEARQYLNAVKGLQSAMQYLVTRDSTSNTLVKAQFLMQLAMKTLQKEFYTILSQNRECLDPETVSNRSSVDRRSSVSVSDYDDEVSVSEDEFRVAGNTISETERVSMLAMVDLKAIADCMISSGYGKECVKVYIVMRKSIVDEALYHLGVERLSFSQIQKMDWEVIELKIKTWLNAVKVAVGTLFHGERILCDEVFANSSGKRIAESCFAEITKEGAASLFGFPEMVAKCKKTSEKMFRILDLYEAISDIWPQIQSIFSFESTSNVRLQAVTSMAKLADAVKTMLTDFESSIQKESSKKKLPGGGVHPITRYVMNYIAFLADYSGVLSDIVFDLPQSPLPESYFQSPMRGENQSSSEISEKIAWLILVLLCKLDVKAELYKDVALSYLFLANNMQYVVVKVRRSNLGFLLGEEWLKNHELKVREYVSKFVRYGWNKVFSTLPENPTAEMPVEKVKASFFNFNAAFDGECRKQSSWVVSDPKLRDEIKGAVGSKLLSRYGEFYEMNRVGFESIVRYEPEYIESCLCKILYGVGDSGSVSSFSSTTSSSRGSNRH from the coding sequence ATGCCTAGAAAAGGAATGAGAAGCATATTTTTCCAACCATCTGCTTCTTCAATGTTTCCACCACCCTCTCCTCTCCGCACTTTCTCGGAGTCATTAATGGATGAAAACATCGAAACCGCAGAATCACTTATTACCAAATGGGATTATTCCAACGCGAATCAATCCAAACAGATCATAACCCCTCTTTTCAGCCCCGGCACTCGCCATGAAGCAAGACAGTATCTTAACGCTGTCAAGGGACTACAATCCGCTATGCAGTACCTCGTCACACGTGATTCCACCTCCAACACACTCGTAAAAGCTCAATTCCTAATGCAACTCGCTATGAAAACTCTTCAGAAAGAGTTTTATACGATTCTATCGCAAAACAGAGAATGTTTAGACCCTGAAACCGTTTCCAACCGTTCCTCGGTGGATCGTAGAAGCAGTGTTAGTGTTTCCGATTACGACGATGAAGTCTCCGTCTCCGAAGATGAGTTTCGTGTTGCTGGAAATACTATTTCTGAGACGGAGAGGGTTTCCATGCTTGCTATGGTGGATTTGAAAGCTATTGCTGATTGCATGATCTCGTCTGGCTATGGAAAAGAGTGTGTCAAGGTTTATATAGTTATGAGAAAATCTATTGTTGATGAAGCGCTTTATCATCTCGGAGTTGAACGGTTGAGCTTCTCTCAGATTCAGAAAATGGATTGGGAAGTTATTGAGCTGAAAATCAAGACGTGGTTGAACGCGGTTAAAGTCGCCGTCGGAACTCTCTTTCACGGCGAGAGAATCCTCTGCGACGAGGTCTTCGCTAACTCTTCAGGGAAGAGAATCGCCGAGTCGTGTTTCGCGGAGATAACCAAAGAAGGTGCTGCTTCGTTGTTTGGATTCCCGGAGATGGTGGCGAAATGCAAGAAAACGTCTGAGAAAATGTTTAGAATTCTTGATTTGTACGAAGCTATCTCTGATATCTGGCCACAAATTCAATCGATTTTCTCGTTTGAATCAACTTCAAACGTCCGCTTACAAGCCGTTACGTCGATGGCGAAACTCGCGGACGCCGTTAAAACGATGCTAACGGATTTCGAATCCTCGATTCAGAAAGAGTCGTCAAAGAAAAAACTCCCCGGCGGCGGCGTCCATCCCATAACACGCTATGTCATGAATTACATCGCCTTCCTCGCCGATTACAGCGGCGTGTTATCCGATATCGTCTTCGATTTGCCGCAATCTCCGTTGCCGGAGTCTTACTTCCAAAGTCCCATGCGCGGCGAGAATCAATCATCTTCAGAGATATCAGAGAAAATCGCGTGGCTGATACTCGTTCTTCTCTGCAAGCTTGACGTAAAAGCAGAGCTCTACAAGGATGTAGCGCTTTCGTATCTTTTTCTTGCTAACAACATGCAATACGTCGTCGTAAAGGTTCGAAGATCAAACCTAGGGTTTCTTCTCGGAGAAGAATGGTTAAAGAATCATGAACTAAAAGTTAGAGAGTATGTGTCCAAATTTGTGCGATATGGATGGAATAAAGTATTCTCCACGTTGCCGGAGAATCCCACGGCGGAGATGCCGGTGGAGAAAGTGAAGGCTAGCTTCTTTAACTTCAACGCTGCGTTTGATGGAGAGTGTAGGAAACAGTCTTCGTGGGTTGTATCCGACCCGAAACTCCGAGATGAAATCAAAGGTGCTGTGGGTTCGAAGCTGTTGTCGAGGTACGGTGAATTCTATGAGATGAACCGGGTTGGGTTCGAGTCAATAGTGAGATATGAACCGGAATATATAGAAAGTTGTTTGTGTAAAATTTTGTACGGAGTTGGAGATTCGGGGAGTGTTTCGTCTTTTTCTTCGACGACGTCGTCTTCTCGTGGCTCTAATCGCCATTGA